The following are encoded together in the Bubalus bubalis isolate 160015118507 breed Murrah chromosome 14, NDDB_SH_1, whole genome shotgun sequence genome:
- the LOC112578696 gene encoding elafin, with the protein MDRPTLGTRPSWSCIKLGLASALSYMPPDNMKTTSFLVQVVVLLVLGTLVAQAAVITGSPKGQGNVVLNGKGPVNVQSPDKEQDPVKAQDPVNGQDLVVAQDRARLPFKRGSCPRVRFQCLLMNPPNRCLRDAQCPGAKKCCEGFCGKTCMNPGEVESVLVHL; encoded by the exons ATGGACAG ACCCACCCTTGGCACCAGGCCAAGCTGGAGCTGCATAAAACTAGGCTTGGCTTCAGCTCTCAGCTATATGCCTCCTGACAACATGAAGACTACAAGCTTCTTGGTCCAGGTGGTGGTCCTTCTCGTCCTTGGGACTCTGGTGGCACAGGCAGCTGTCATAACAG GTAGTCCAAAAGGTCAAGGAAATGTTGTATTGAACGGAAAGGGTCCAGTCAATGTTCAATCTCCTGACAAAGAACAAGATCCAGTGAAAGCTCAAGACCCAGTCAATGGACAAGATCTAGTTGTAGCACAAGACCGAGCCAGACTTCCATTCAAGCGTGGCTCCTGCCCCAGGGTTCGGTTCCAGTGCTTACTGATGAACCCCCCTAACCGGTGTCTGAGAGATGCTCAGTGCCCAGGGGCCAAGAAGTGCTGTGAAGGCTTTTGTGGGAAGACCTGTATGAACCCCGGTGAG GTAGAGTCTGTGCTTGTGCACCTGTGA